Within the candidate division WOR-3 bacterium genome, the region CTTTCTGGAAACGTGGTCTACACCGATGTATCATCACCCGGATTTTACCGAGTTTTTTCACCTGGCAACTGTTATAATGGTTTGATTCGTTTGACCTATTCGGGTAATGGTGGTAATAATCTTTCTATGCAAGGGTATACATTCCGTGACCAGAGCATTTGCTGGCATCCGAATATTACGGGCGGAAATGCTTATAAATATTTCTCGCAGAAACCAATGGTCCGGGAGAAGGGAAAATCTATAATCTTTAGCAGTGATTTCTTGCTGGGTAGTAAAATAAAATCATCAGTAAGTTATCTTTTGACCATAATTGATAGCGTATTTGGGAATCGTGATTATGAATGGGACGAGAATAATGGTCATCAATGGTATGATGATTATCGTCTAAAGGCAGAACATCTTATAGAATATTTAAAGAATAAAAAAGTATCTCCGGCTTATGTCATTCGTGATAGTTTAACAGAATATCACAAGGAAGCAGATAGGCGCAGTGAAAAATCACTGCGGAATAATCCCTATGGTGTTAGGGACATTTTTTACACCGTTGGCGACTACCCTGCATGGTGTTATTGTAATTCAACGGTTCAGCAATTATTTTTAAAAATGAAATATTCTGCTAATAATCAAAATGAAATCAAATGGGGAATGGATTTTGCCTGGAATGAATTCAATTATTACAATAATCCATTGCCCTGGTTTACTCAATCTTTATGGAATTACTATGAACGCACCCCGAGTGCAATATCAGTCTATCTTGAGGATAAATGGATGACAGAATGGATCGGTATTTGCGCGGGAATAAGATATAGCCATTTTGACTATGGGCTTTATCAGCCTTTAAGATTTGAGTTGCCGGACAATGACACTGTTTTTATACTCAAAAAGAATTTCATCTCGCCAAGAATAGGATTGGTATTGCCGGTAGCCAAAAAGTTGGATATTTTCTTTAATGGTGGTGAATTTTATTATGAACCTCCAGGATATACAGGAAGATGTGAACCGGCAAAGACAAGAATGTTTGAAATGGGTTGCAGATTGAATCCTATATCCAATATATTGATAACAAGTAACCTCTATCAAAAATATATGGTTGATTTGTACATTCAAAAAGTGGAGTATTATAATTATTATCCGTGGAATTACTTATATACATATACATTTACCTACATAGATAAGGCAGAGGCCAAAGGATGGGAGATGAATCTTAAAAAATTATTCGGTCAGTGGTTGTCCATCGGATTGAGTTATAACCTCCAATTTACCGAACAGATGCCGGTTTATGATTATAATTATTATTACTATTACTACGAAGGAAATGACCCAATAACTGGTGAACCAATCAAATATGAAAAGAAATATCATCCGTTAAATTATGATTGTCGGCATAGTTTAAAGAGCTTTTTAATTTTTAATATCCCGAAGGATTTTCATCCTCTTCTGGGTAATTCTACATTTTCTTTTTTCTGTTCTTTTTATTCAGGATTGCCTTATACACCCGAGGATTTAAGAGGAGAACCTGTTGGTGATATAAATTCAGCGCGCATGCCTGCAAATAGTAATGTGGATATGAAATATCTAAAAAAATTTAAGATTGGTCCTGTTTGTTTGTCTTTCAACTTGCTGATAAACAATCTTTTTAATACAAAGCAGATTGTTTATGTTTATCCAACCACAGGAAAACCAGATGACCATGGAGACCCTGAGCCATCAATTGGTCAATTTGGCTGGCTTCCAATTTCAAGTTCATATTATTCGCCACAAAGCGACCACAATCATGATGGACTTATTACACCGGTGGAAATGCGCGATGAATATTTGAAGGCAAGATATGATTATTTTACAAATCCGCTCCATTATGCGAATCCATTCCGCATCAGGTTTGGGTTAGGTTTAGAATTCTATTAGTATTATTGCGATCATATATAATAATCTGAACTTGCTTAACAAATTTTGTTGCAAAAACTTGTTTAATGTCGGACAAAATTTATTGTGAAGACTTGACATTCATGCCCTAATTGTTAAAATAATGGGAGGCGACTATGGAACTTATAACTCTCTTTTTTGTGGTCCAAGTTGATTCTAGCATAATTAAATATGAGACACAGGTTCCTTTTGATCTTGAGGCAAAGATATACGAGATTGATAGTGCACTTGCTCAGAGGATTGAATTTTTCAAGAATTACCCGGCAATCAAAAAGGCTGAATTATATTTACTGCCGGATTCTTCTTATGTCCTTGAGATTTATTCCCAAAAAGAGGGTGTTAATATTAGAGAAAGGATAGAAGTTAAGCCTGAAGAGATTTCACAAATCCGGCAGGCAATTGCAGCAGCAAAGACGGTGGAGATTCCCAAAGCCGTTCTTGACCGTTCTGGATACCGCGATTTTTTAGGAGGTTCATTTGTTTTTGCCTATTGCATCCAGGCGCCATTGACGGTTATGGCAGTGAATCCCGATAACCTCCGGATTGGGGTTGCTGTGTATATGTTATCAAGTTCTGCGGGCTTTGTTATTCCATTGCTTTTAACAAAAAATTGCAATGTTTCAAAGGCGCATGCCAACATGTTTAGGTATGGTGGTTATAATGGGCTTTATATTGCCGGTGCTTTAGCCACAATCGTTGATATGAATATTTTTGAAGGTACCGGTGCGTTACTTACGCTTGGGGGAAGTGTGGTTGGTGAATATACCGGCTTTCAAGCAGTTAATAGTTTTAAGCTTAGCATGGGTAGAGGAAATACAATTATGATTATTGGTGATTTCGTTGGCGCCAGTAGCATGGGAATGCTCAGTTTGTTTGATAACTGGTCTAACCCAAAATTTAACCATAAACATTATTTGGCAACATCAATCTTGGGCATCGGTCTGGGAATTTTCTTGGGTTCCGCAGTTACGAGAAAAATCAATTTGGCAGATGGAGATTATTTGATTTTTGGAAATTGCGGAATTGTTGGTGCGGCTTCATTGCCTGTGCTTTTGTCATATTTTGACAACAGTCAGAACAGGATTTCCGGCAAGATGTATATTTCTGCTGGTGTTGCCGGACTCGGTCTTGGTTCAATATTGGGATATAAGATTGTAGAAAACAAAAATTTCAGCGAGTCAGAGGCAAACATTATCGCAATAGGCGGTGTCGCTGGTTCACTGGCAAGTGTGGGATTGATTTTTCTCTCCGGTAATGAAAATCCCAAGATTTATTGGACAGGCCTCATTGCTGGCGATGTAATTGGTGCTGTAGCCACCACCTCATTCATAAAAGCAGGGAGAGCAAATAAGCAGTCAAAACTTTATTTAAATCCTGAATCCATAATCAGTATGGGATTATGCTATGGTAATGGTATTCCTTTTAGAAACTCCCTCATTACCTACCGGTTTTAACTGGATGAATAAAATTGAATCTTGACGGTACGCAAAATAAGCATAAAATGTGAGTATGCGAAAAGAAATTGTCTATTTTGACAAACCGGGAAGACATAACACCAAAGAGACTATCGAGTTGGCTTTAAAAAGGGCTGAAGAGCTGAAGATTGAAGATATCGTCATTGCAACATGTACTGGTTATTCCGCAAGGGTTTTATTGCAAAAGGCGAAGAACAAAAATATTATTGCCGTTACCCATCAAGCAGGTTTCGTCAAACCTGGAGAAACAGAAATAAAACCCGAAGTTGTCGAATTTTTGAAGAAAAAAGGGGTCAAGGTATATACGGGAACCCATTTTTTTGGAGGATTCGGCCGTGCCATCCGATTTAAATTCGGTGGTCTTGAGCCCGAAGAGATCGCGGCAAATACCTTAAGGATATTTGGTGAAGGGGTAAAGGTTGCTGTAGAGATTGCAATAATGGCGCTTGATGCGGGTTTAATTTCCTACGGGAAGGAGATTATCTCAATTGGAGGAACAGGTTCCGGGGCTGATACTGCAATTGTGTGTGTGCCGAGACACGGGAAGGATTTCTTCAATTTTGAAGTAAGGGAGATAATCTGCAAGCCAAGGAAGAGATGAATTAAGGGGTAGGACTCCAGGACTAAAGGTTTATGAGATCAAAGGTAGCAGTGATAAAGACCAGCCCCAAAACAGTTTTGGGAGACATTGAGCGATGCTTGGAGCTTGCTGAAGTTGAAAAACATTTACCTAAAGAAATTCCGACTATTTTAAAAATAAATATCTCCTGGCACTTCTGGTATCCTGCCTGTTCTACAACACCCTGGCAACTTGATGGTGTAGTATCTACGCTTCTCAAACTCGGTTATAAAGATTTAATTCCTGCCCAGAATCGAACCGTGGTGATTAATCCAAAACTCGGTGCTGAGAATAATCATTTAAATTCAGTGATGCGTAAACATAGATTGAGATTCGTGTATCTCTACGAGCCAGAAGTAAAATGGATATATTACCGACCAAAGGCAAAGATGCTGGCACTTGATAAAGTGTATAAAGATGGTATTCAGATACCCGAACTATTTATTGGTAAGAATGCATTTCACTTACCCACATTAAAAACTCATTTCTTTACGACAATGACCGGGGCAATGAAGAATGCCTTTGGTGGATTATTGAATGATAATCGGCACTGGGCCCATGCTGTCATCCATGAAGCACTCGTCGATTTATTGCAGATCCAAAAAGAAATCCATCCGGGGATATTCTGTTTAACCGATGGGACTTTTGCTGGAAATGGTGCGGGTCCCAGATTGATGAAGCCTGAGATAAAAAACTATATCTTAGCCAGTGGTGATTCGGTGGCGATTGATGCGATTGCCGCAAAAATTATGGGGTTTGACCCGATGAGTATAAAATTTCTGAATTTAGCACACGAAATAGGATTGGGAAAAGCAAAACCAGAAGAAATAGAAGTTGTAGGAGAAGATATCAGTAATGTAAATTTTGGTTTCAAGGTTGAGGACACATTTGCCTCAAGAGGGCAAAAGGCGATATACTGGGGATTTTTAAAGCCCTTGGAACATTTACTTCTACGTACGCCGATCGTCCCTTGGTCATATTTGGCTTCCCGTGCCTACCATGACTTTTACTGGTATAATGTTCGGGGTAAACCAATCGTCAGGAAATTTTTACGCACTGAATGGGGAAGACTTTTTGAGTCGTATAAATAAGTTAAATGTATAACTATCTTAAAGAATGATAATTATCTCTCCCTTGTTTTCTTTTAGAAACGGAATAATCCTCCTCTTTCCCCCTTTAAGAAAGGGGCATATGAGGGGATTGAAGAAAGGGGGATAAGGGAAGATTGAGAAAAGAAGATTAATTAAAGGAGGAATATAGGATGATAAATACAGGATATCCAAAAAAGTGTTCCAGGGAGATTCCAAAAGAGAAGAGATATGAGTGATTCTATCATCAAAACTTTCATCGTGGGCTATATTGAAACAAATATGTATTTAGTCCATAATCACAAAACCGGCATCATTATTGATCCTGGTTTTATTGAAACTGAATCTGAATCATTGATCAAAAAAATCAAAAATGAAGTATTTGAAATCCCTATGGTCATCCTAACCCATTGTCATTTTGATCATATTTCAGGCTGTCCAATCTTAAAAAAAGAATTCAAAAGCAGAATCTATTGCCATAGACTTGATGAAGAAAAACTTCTTGACCCGCAAAAAAGCGGTGCTATATATTTTGGGGTATCAGGTACTCCTTTAAAACCGGATGGCTATCTTGAAGATGGACAGGTTATAAAAATTGATGGGAATATATTAAAGATTATTCACACCCCGGGTCATACGAGCGGTGGGATATCAATTCTTTTGAATGATAAATATCTCTTCAGTGGTGATACAATATTTAAAGGCGGCATCGGGAGAACCGACCTTTATGATGGAGATTATGATATCGAAATAAATTCAATAGTGAACAAAATCTTGATTCTGCCTGAAGATACGATTATCTATCCCGGACACGGTCCATCCACAACAGTCCGACAGGAAAGAAGAAACTTCTAAACTAGCATCCTCTTCGTAAGTGGAAGTAAAACATCCGAAATTTCGTGAGATATTGGTGGTCTTTTTTAGTCCTTATTTCCATTTACGAAGTGGAAATAGAGGGTTCTGCTATTATTTGAACGATGATTCTACGGGTTCGGCGGGGACCATCAAATTCGCAGAACATAATTGATTGCCAGGTGCCCAAAATCATCCCACCATTTCTCAGTGGAATTGTCAAACTTGAACCGACGATAGCACTGCGGATATGTGCAGCAGCATTGCGGTCAATGTGGTCATGGAGATAGTTCGCCCTTTTGGGGATTGCCCGCTCAAGTGCATTTAAAAAATCGGTTTTGATATTCGGGTCTGCACTTTCATTTAATATCACACCCGCAGTGGCATGGGGAATGAAGATATGGACGATGCCATTTTTGATCTTTGAGCCAGAGACAATTTTTTCAACTTCGCTGGTGATATCAATCAACTCTTCACTCTTATTTGTTGAAATCGTAAATTCATAAAAAGGCATAAGATAATTTAATCAGAATACAAAAAATTTCAAGTATAAAGATAATGGTGTATTAGTCTACAACAGCGGTTATCTTTTTGACGCTATGCTCTAATACATAAAAATTTTGTTCTTCTTTGTTAAGTTTAATCTAAGATGGAGAAGTAGTATAATTCGCATAACCCGCCAGGTCGCAGATGAGCATTAGGTGGCGGTAGAATTCGAGAATATTCTTTGATTTGAATGAAAATTTTCTTGCCGAGACCCTTTTTAATCCGGGCAGGCTCTTTATCGCATCACCGAAGAGTGAATTAATCATCTCAACTTCCGCATTTATTGGGTATTTAAACTTAAAGGGCTTCAGTTTATTTATCTTTCTTACTACCCGTCCCGCCTTTAATTCTATTTCTTTTTGAACATCATCCGGATGCCGACATTTTGCACAGAATCTGGAAATACTGGATTTGGTAATGACTGTTTCAACTCCAGTCCCAAAAAATCTTTTAATCTCCTGAATAAGTTTATCATCACCTGAAACCAATCCTAAAGGAACACCATAATGCCCCGCAATCCCGGCATTTATCTCGGATTCTCCAACATACTGCCCATTTATTTTGATGTTATAAATCAGACTTGAAGAATAAGAATGGTCCATCATTCCGTCTTCTGTTCCAACCATTGCATGATAACCGATGAAAAATACTACATCAAAGTTTTCATTAAGTCCTTCCATCATATAGTAGTTTCGGTGAGTCCCCTTTATCAGTTCCACGCCAGGCTCAAGTTCTTCTATCAATAGATTCTCACCCGATGCATGAGAATCGCAGATGAGGATTTCGCCGATTTCCATTCCGCTCTTTTTTACACCACGAATTGCTGCATTCACTTCTTGGGTTGCGAGCCTGCGGATGCGTAATAAATCCGGCGAATCCTTTCTCATCTCCTTCCAGGATGTTACACCACTTATTCCTTCTAAATCAAAAGAAATGAAAATATTAAATCTCTTTGCCATGGGAAATTATACTGTTTTTATGATGAGTGTCAATACAGATATTTATCTTTCCGGTGGATAGATATACAATCCAGAATCCCAGGAAAGGTCGTAATGTTAAACATTCAAAATGTCTGAGTTTTTCTAAATTCGCCAAATTATTATACACGCAAACGTATTAGTGGTAGCCGCACCCTTGAGGGAGCAAAATATCTGGGGATTTAGAGATATCTATCTTTACAGGTTATGAGAAAGCCTTGTCCTATGAAAGAAAAAATCGCCGAGACGCTGCCCGTAAGGTTATCATTACAAATTTTGCCAATAGGTTTCATGGTTTCTAAATAAAACATTCTATAAAAAGTAGTGTGGAGTCAGTCAGAATGTGTATTGACTTAATGAAATTTTGGGATAGAATAAGATTTAATGGCTATTTTATTAAGTCGGGCAAAACAAGTTCTTACGATGAATGATGGTATTGGTTTAATATCCGACTGTTCGGTACTTATTGAAAATGATATCATCAAAAAAGTCGGGCGGTTCAGCGAGTCTAATTTTAAAGGAGAAATAATCGATTGCACTGGTTATGTTTTGACTCCGGGGCTTATTGATGCTCATACCCATCTGGTCTTTGCTGGTACCCGGGAAGATGAATTTGCCTTGCGGCTTGAAGGAGTGAAATACGAAACAATTGCCCAAAAAGGTGGGGGTATCTTGAAAACCGTAGCGATGACGCGCGCGGCTTCTGAAGACGACCTTTATAAACTTGCGGTAGAGCGAGTCAAAAAAATCATCCGTCATGGCACTACTACGATCGAGATAAAAAGTGGCTATGGACTGTCTCTGTCGGAAGAATTGAAGATATTGCGGGTAATAAGAAGATTGAAGGAGAACATGCCAATTGATATCGTTCCCACTTACTTGATCCATGCCATTCCTAAACTTATGAAGCGTCAGGATTATGTTGATATGCAGTGCGCCGAGATGTTACCGGAAGTGGCCCGACGGCAACTCGCTGAATTCTGTGATATTTTCTGTGATAAGACCGCTTTTACCAAGAGCGAAAGTGAGAAAATACTTAAACGTGCGCGGGAACTTGGTTTTGCCCTTAAGATGCATACCGATGAATTAGCCAATATTGGTGGCGCGACGCTTGCTGCAAAACTTGGTTGTGTTTCCGCCGAACACCTTATTTATACAACTAAGTCAGGAATAAGGGATTTAAGAAGGGCTAATGTGATACCAGTGTTGTTACCGGGCACATCCCTTTATCTTCAGAGCAAACAAAAACCACGAATGCACGATTTCATAAAATTGGAACTGCCCATCGCCTTTGCTACCGACTTTAATCCGGGAACATGTATGATTTATTCCATGCCCAAGATAATTGCCCTCGCCTGTTTAGTCTATCGAGCTCCAATCGAAGTTGCCCTGATGGGTGCGACGATTAATGGGGCTAGGGCTTTGAAAAGGGATGATAAAATCGGAAAAATAAAACCCAATTTTCAAGCCGACCTGGTGGTATGGAATGTCAATGACTACCGTAAAATTCCTTATCAATTTGGTGAAGATTTGATTAAAATGGTGATAAAAAGGGGGAAGATAATCCATGAAACAAATAGTTGAGTGCGTTCCTAATTTTAGTGAAGGAAGGGATAAAGCAAAAATTGACGAAATCGTCAAGGTCATTGAAGCAACAGGGGTGCAGATTCTTGATGTGGAAATGAATCCCGACCACAACCGTGCAGTATTGACATTCATTGGCGAACCGGACCAGGTACTGGAAGCGGCTTTTAATGCTACAAAGAAGGCAGCGGAATTGATCGATTTGACGAAACATAAAGGTGAACATCCCCGGATTGGGGCGACTGATGTCATTCCCTTTGTTCCAATAAGCAACATCTCCACCGAAGAGTGTGTTGAACTTGCTCGCCGCCTTGGCAAAAGGATTGCGGAAGAACTTGATATACCCGTCTATCTTTATGAAGCCGCGGCCACAAGGCCAGATAGGGAAAACCTCGCCAACATACGAAAAGGAGAATTTGAAGGCTTGAGCAGAGAAATAGAGACCAATCCTGACCGTTATCCTGATTTTGGTAAACCTAAAATTCACCCCACGGCGGGGGCAACAGTTGTAGGGGCACGATT harbors:
- a CDS encoding TonB-dependent receptor, whose protein sequence is MGYYYLTLILLFVHSSFDTYDSIFTNVDVIDADEIKNLPVSNLEELLTLIAGLNRDYKTFHLRGSIGESEIAYYLDGVPFAEPEYINLNAIEKIAIQKSGFSAEYGAGFGGIIHIKTKKLKKKSMNVEYLTDDLFPVEKLNFGYNQYGINGQGKIKDDISYFLSGNVVYTDVSSPGFYRVFSPGNCYNGLIRLTYSGNGGNNLSMQGYTFRDQSICWHPNITGGNAYKYFSQKPMVREKGKSIIFSSDFLLGSKIKSSVSYLLTIIDSVFGNRDYEWDENNGHQWYDDYRLKAEHLIEYLKNKKVSPAYVIRDSLTEYHKEADRRSEKSLRNNPYGVRDIFYTVGDYPAWCYCNSTVQQLFLKMKYSANNQNEIKWGMDFAWNEFNYYNNPLPWFTQSLWNYYERTPSAISVYLEDKWMTEWIGICAGIRYSHFDYGLYQPLRFELPDNDTVFILKKNFISPRIGLVLPVAKKLDIFFNGGEFYYEPPGYTGRCEPAKTRMFEMGCRLNPISNILITSNLYQKYMVDLYIQKVEYYNYYPWNYLYTYTFTYIDKAEAKGWEMNLKKLFGQWLSIGLSYNLQFTEQMPVYDYNYYYYYYEGNDPITGEPIKYEKKYHPLNYDCRHSLKSFLIFNIPKDFHPLLGNSTFSFFCSFYSGLPYTPEDLRGEPVGDINSARMPANSNVDMKYLKKFKIGPVCLSFNLLINNLFNTKQIVYVYPTTGKPDDHGDPEPSIGQFGWLPISSSYYSPQSDHNHDGLITPVEMRDEYLKARYDYFTNPLHYANPFRIRFGLGLEFY
- a CDS encoding pyruvate kinase alpha/beta domain-containing protein; this translates as MRKEIVYFDKPGRHNTKETIELALKRAEELKIEDIVIATCTGYSARVLLQKAKNKNIIAVTHQAGFVKPGETEIKPEVVEFLKKKGVKVYTGTHFFGGFGRAIRFKFGGLEPEEIAANTLRIFGEGVKVAVEIAIMALDAGLISYGKEIISIGGTGSGADTAIVCVPRHGKDFFNFEVREIICKPRKR
- a CDS encoding DUF362 domain-containing protein, which codes for MRSKVAVIKTSPKTVLGDIERCLELAEVEKHLPKEIPTILKINISWHFWYPACSTTPWQLDGVVSTLLKLGYKDLIPAQNRTVVINPKLGAENNHLNSVMRKHRLRFVYLYEPEVKWIYYRPKAKMLALDKVYKDGIQIPELFIGKNAFHLPTLKTHFFTTMTGAMKNAFGGLLNDNRHWAHAVIHEALVDLLQIQKEIHPGIFCLTDGTFAGNGAGPRLMKPEIKNYILASGDSVAIDAIAAKIMGFDPMSIKFLNLAHEIGLGKAKPEEIEVVGEDISNVNFGFKVEDTFASRGQKAIYWGFLKPLEHLLLRTPIVPWSYLASRAYHDFYWYNVRGKPIVRKFLRTEWGRLFESYK
- a CDS encoding MBL fold metallo-hydrolase, which translates into the protein MSDSIIKTFIVGYIETNMYLVHNHKTGIIIDPGFIETESESLIKKIKNEVFEIPMVILTHCHFDHISGCPILKKEFKSRIYCHRLDEEKLLDPQKSGAIYFGVSGTPLKPDGYLEDGQVIKIDGNILKIIHTPGHTSGGISILLNDKYLFSGDTIFKGGIGRTDLYDGDYDIEINSIVNKILILPEDTIIYPGHGPSTTVRQERRNF
- a CDS encoding secondary thiamine-phosphate synthase enzyme YjbQ, which produces MPFYEFTISTNKSEELIDITSEVEKIVSGSKIKNGIVHIFIPHATAGVILNESADPNIKTDFLNALERAIPKRANYLHDHIDRNAAAHIRSAIVGSSLTIPLRNGGMILGTWQSIMFCEFDGPRRTRRIIVQIIAEPSISTS
- a CDS encoding M55 family metallopeptidase, with the protein product MAKRFNIFISFDLEGISGVTSWKEMRKDSPDLLRIRRLATQEVNAAIRGVKKSGMEIGEILICDSHASGENLLIEELEPGVELIKGTHRNYYMMEGLNENFDVVFFIGYHAMVGTEDGMMDHSYSSSLIYNIKINGQYVGESEINAGIAGHYGVPLGLVSGDDKLIQEIKRFFGTGVETVITKSSISRFCAKCRHPDDVQKEIELKAGRVVRKINKLKPFKFKYPINAEVEMINSLFGDAIKSLPGLKRVSARKFSFKSKNILEFYRHLMLICDLAGYANYTTSPS
- the hutI gene encoding imidazolonepropionase produces the protein MAILLSRAKQVLTMNDGIGLISDCSVLIENDIIKKVGRFSESNFKGEIIDCTGYVLTPGLIDAHTHLVFAGTREDEFALRLEGVKYETIAQKGGGILKTVAMTRAASEDDLYKLAVERVKKIIRHGTTTIEIKSGYGLSLSEELKILRVIRRLKENMPIDIVPTYLIHAIPKLMKRQDYVDMQCAEMLPEVARRQLAEFCDIFCDKTAFTKSESEKILKRARELGFALKMHTDELANIGGATLAAKLGCVSAEHLIYTTKSGIRDLRRANVIPVLLPGTSLYLQSKQKPRMHDFIKLELPIAFATDFNPGTCMIYSMPKIIALACLVYRAPIEVALMGATINGARALKRDDKIGKIKPNFQADLVVWNVNDYRKIPYQFGEDLIKMVIKRGKIIHETNS